In Hypanus sabinus isolate sHypSab1 unplaced genomic scaffold, sHypSab1.hap1 scaffold_573, whole genome shotgun sequence, the following proteins share a genomic window:
- the LOC132389446 gene encoding C-type lectin domain family 7 member A-like, translating into MKYRNITENKAQICQYLIRRTVAEQTCPQIWIKNEDRCYFISKIANTYDGARQHCSELDSGLLEINSNKEKNFVSNAVYQSVSYWIGKCADRNVASDLLYKISYGSTSCSNCGSYGSYNCKWKHRFICEKSAHLDTDIPEEIQGFCQQPVGPSSIN; encoded by the exons ATGAAGTACAGAAACATCACCGAAAACAAAGCTCAGATTTGCCAATACCTTATCAGGAGAACAG TTGCAGAGCAAACGTGTCCGCAAATCTGGATCAAAAATGAAGaccggtgttatttcatatccaagATCGCAAATACTTATGATGGAGCGAGACAACATTGTTCAGAACTTGATTCAGGGCTCCTCGAAATAAATTCAAACAAGGAAAAG aattttgtttCTAATGCTGTCTATCAATCTGTATCATACTGGATCGGAAAATGCGCAGACAG AAATGTGGCCTCTGATCTTCTGTACAAGATATCCTATGGGTCGACCAGCTGCAGTAACTGCGGCTCGTACGGGAGTTATAATTGCAAATGGAAACAcagattcatctgcgagaagtcggcacatTTAGACACGGATATTCCTGAAGAGATCCAAGGTTTCTGTCAACAGCCCGTGGGGCCGAGTTCAATCAACTGA